The DNA segment TTGATTCGGTGTCGGGCTTTGTCCAGAATGTGATGCGGGAGATTCTCCTCCCGGAGCCATGCATCGGAGAGGTTATTGATTGCATATTCTATGCAATTGACGAGTTCTCGAACATTTCCTGGCCATGAGTACGCCATGAAGGTCTTCGCCACTTCAGGGAGCATTCCTTCACAATGAATGCCAAATTCCGTGCAAAGACGGTTCAGATGATATTCGGCCAGGAGGACAATGTCATTTCCTCGTTCATGAAGGGAAGGGAGGGTGATTCCAACCACATTCAGGCGATAAAACAGGTCCTCTCGAAATTGGTTTTGTCTCACAAGTTCACGCAGATTCTTGTTGGTTGCCGCAATGATTTTCACATCCACGGACTGTGGAGTTGTGCCGCCCACAGGGACAACGGTCCTTTCTTCCAGCGCCCTCAGGAGACTGACTTGTTGCGAAAGTGGCATTTCAGAAATCTCATCCAGAAACAGGACTCCTTTGTCTGCCTGTTGGAATTTCCCTATACGGCCTTTTCTGGATGCTCCTGTAAACGATCCCCCGCAATACCCGAAGAGTTCACTTTGCACCAACTCTTCAGGGAACGCGCCGCAATTAATTGCAATGAAGGGGTGCTGGGATCGTGGTCCGGCTTGGTGTATGCCACGGGCGAAGAGCTCCTTTCCGGTCCCTGATTCTCCATACAGGAGAACGGTTGATGGCGTCTTTGCCGCTTTGGCAGCCTGAAGAATTGATTGAGACATGGATCGGCTTGAATACAATATATGCTCAAATCCTTCCGGGGTGGTTTCAGAGGGGGGGATTGTTTCGAAGCATTCCTTTTTGGCAGGGACTGCGAATTGATGCGTGGTTTGTTTTTCGCAAATACTGACGATGGTATCCAGATGGGTGCCGGTGAGACTGAAAACATTCAAGGCTCGCACGAATAAATCCGGGTTTATCCGACAGGGGATGACCGTCGGTTCATGTACTGAGGCATTTTTCGTCTGAGCTATGAAATCATCGTAATGAAAAAATTCCTCGGCCTGGCGACCACGGAGTGTCCCCCATGGAGTTCCGATCAATGCCTCGGCTGCACTGTTGGCACTGAGGATTTTGCCTGATTTATCCAAGGAAAGAATGCCCGTCATTACGGAGTTGAACATTGAAGAAAAGAGCGTTCCCAGCTGACCTTCCAGTTCCGAGCAATAGAGGCGGCAGAGATGCTGCTCCAAGGCCCGTGCCGCTTGAAGAACAAGGTTCAGATTCTTAGAGTGATCCATGTTTGAAGGACCGGAAATATCAAAACATCCCCATATGCTGCCGTGTGGGTCCAGAA comes from the Pseudodesulfovibrio piezophilus C1TLV30 genome and includes:
- a CDS encoding sigma-54-dependent Fis family transcriptional regulator; this translates as MHLLLRNDDGFEISASHIEATPSSHSPWSPLRGQRGSQVNYSQWKRFVEGRQVNLSCLNENIIDSWGRCKKMGIDPGPRNCWDFKPMTELEPFTSTLGKICGDVENTAYEAIRGKGMLMTFTNAKGRVARTCGDLKTLRQADKLNFGPGANWAEESVGTNAIGTALATGRPMQVFGEEHFCRSHHSWSCTAAPILDPHGSIWGCFDISGPSNMDHSKNLNLVLQAARALEQHLCRLYCSELEGQLGTLFSSMFNSVMTGILSLDKSGKILSANSAAEALIGTPWGTLRGRQAEEFFHYDDFIAQTKNASVHEPTVIPCRINPDLFVRALNVFSLTGTHLDTIVSICEKQTTHQFAVPAKKECFETIPPSETTPEGFEHILYSSRSMSQSILQAAKAAKTPSTVLLYGESGTGKELFARGIHQAGPRSQHPFIAINCGAFPEELVQSELFGYCGGSFTGASRKGRIGKFQQADKGVLFLDEISEMPLSQQVSLLRALEERTVVPVGGTTPQSVDVKIIAATNKNLRELVRQNQFREDLFYRLNVVGITLPSLHERGNDIVLLAEYHLNRLCTEFGIHCEGMLPEVAKTFMAYSWPGNVRELVNCIEYAINNLSDAWLREENLPHHILDKARHRINTKHTNSSKEFQLKKREEDAIREALNFHACNISKTAKALGIGRNTLYAKMERHRIQI